In Trichomycterus rosablanca isolate fTriRos1 chromosome 20, fTriRos1.hap1, whole genome shotgun sequence, one DNA window encodes the following:
- the mfsd12a gene encoding major facilitator superfamily domain-containing protein 12a yields MADDSESLPVIKRFSYALGHFLNDLCASMWFTYLLVYYHSVLGFQNSFAGVLLLVGQIADGFCTPLIGYESDRTPGYRNYGKRKTWHLIGTISVLLSFPFIFNQCIGCNENTPQWAGLVYFIPFIVIFQFGWAATQISHLSLIPELVRSESAKVELTAYRYAFTVIANITVYAVAWLLFHFQAGDDPSASENLGPIDIPIFRNLSLIVLAIGALFSLLFHLGTWESKAYSTKDEEDGTEDGERQPLLARPASNSPSAVLQWQHWLSEPSFYQVALLYMCTRLMVNLSQTYISMYLTNTLLLPKKYIATIPLVMYMSGFASSLIMKPLSKLIGTSMSYFVGLVLIMIFSYWVLLDARMGDGVYGAAVLLGAGSATILVMSLSMTADLIADQTQSGAFVYGAMSFTDKVANGLGVIIIQGLHPCHTQVCCPACVWYYHYVMVIVTGGVAVVAALGLCSILIRPIRISRRLSVMPGLMSSDGEGSESSGEPAIN; encoded by the exons ATGCTTTGGGACATTTTCTAAACGATCTTTGTGCGTCCATGTGGTTCACCTACCTTCTGGTTTACTACCACTCGGTTTTAGGCTTCCAGAACTCCTTTGCAGGAGTGCTCTTGCTAGTCGGACAGATCGCGGATGGCTTCTGCACCCCTCTGATCGGATATGAATCGGACAGAACCCCCGGCTACAGAAACTATGGCAAGAGGAAAACTTGGCACTTAATAG GGACGATCAGCGTCCTGCTGTCCTTCCCGTTCATATTTAACCAGTGTATAGGTTGTAACGAGAACACCCCGCAGTGGGCTGGACTCGTCTACTTCATCCCCTTCATCGTCATCTTCCAGTTCGGATGGGCTGCGACCCAAATCTCCCACCTGTCCCTCATCCCGGAGCTGGTGAGGTCCGAGTCGGCCAAGGTGGAGCTCACCGCGTACAG ATACGCGTTTACAGTGATCGCGAACATCACGGTGTACGCTGTGGCCTGGCTGCTCTTTCATTTCCAGGCGGGAGACGATCCCTCTGCCTCTGAAAACCTGGGTCCCATAGACATCCCCATCTTCAGG AACTTGAGTCTGATCGTGTTGGCGATCGGCGCTTTGTTCTCGCTGCTGTTCCACCTGGGTACGTGGGAATCCAAGGCGTACAGCACGAAGGACGAGGAGGACGGAACCGAGGACGGAGAACGCCAGCCTCTACTCGCTCGCCCCGCCAGTAACTCGCCCTCCGCCGTCCTGCAGTGGCAGCACTGGCTCAGCGAGCCCTCCTTCTACCAG GTCGCTCTTCTGTACATGTGCACCAGACTGATGGTGAATCTGTCCCAGACCTACATCTCCATGTacctcacaaacacactcctgCTGCCCAag AAGTATATAGCCACGATTCCTCTGGTGATGTACATGAGCGGCTTCGCTTCCTCCCTCATCATGAAACCCCTCAGTAAGCTGATCGGGACCAGT atgagCTATTTTGTGGGACTGGTCCTGATCATGATCTTCTCTTACTGGGTTCTACTGGACGCTCGTATGGGCGACGGCGTGTACGGAGCCGCGGTGCTACTGGGAGCTGGATCGGCGACAATCCTCGTCATGTCTCTGTCCATGACTGCAGACCTCATCGCTGACcaaact CAAAGTGGAGCCTTCGTATACGGTGCAATGAGTTTCACAGACAAAGTTGCCAACGGCTTGGGGGTGATAATCATCCAGGGGCTGCACCCGTGCca taCTCAGGTGTGTTGCCCGGCGTGTGTATGGTATTACCACTACGTGATGGTGATCGTTACCGGAGGAGTCGCGGTCGTAGCGGCACTCGGTCTCTGCTCCATTCTCATCCGGCCGATCAGGATCAGCCGCC